The following proteins are encoded in a genomic region of Archangium lipolyticum:
- a CDS encoding DUF2231 domain-containing protein, which produces MKMLLHELHPSVVHAPLALLPTAAVADLIAVTSGDRSWAKVGRRFWVAGTVSALFAGLAGLAASQEVKLEEPRARDMVFLHGLGNACITLGAVGVTLWRLGRPPSVGQTVVGLLANAAALYTATLGGKMVYELGVGINPMPKDTVSGTLKGPPLLSREAPRALLRDGLQGVRWLFGRAKSLFSGAHPLEPGAKGFGRGYEGPTVGLEALSRDTTVPGPEVPRV; this is translated from the coding sequence ATGAAGATGCTCCTTCACGAACTCCATCCCTCTGTCGTTCACGCTCCACTGGCCCTGCTGCCCACCGCGGCGGTGGCCGATCTCATCGCGGTCACCAGCGGGGACCGGTCCTGGGCGAAGGTGGGCCGGCGCTTCTGGGTGGCCGGTACGGTGAGCGCGCTCTTCGCGGGGCTGGCCGGACTGGCCGCCTCCCAGGAGGTGAAGCTCGAGGAACCCCGCGCCCGGGACATGGTGTTCCTCCACGGCCTGGGCAATGCCTGCATCACGTTGGGGGCCGTGGGCGTGACGCTGTGGCGGCTGGGCCGGCCTCCCTCGGTGGGCCAGACCGTGGTCGGGCTGCTGGCCAACGCCGCGGCGCTGTACACCGCCACGCTCGGCGGGAAGATGGTCTACGAGCTGGGCGTGGGCATCAACCCGATGCCGAAGGACACCGTGTCGGGGACGTTGAAGGGGCCGCCGCTCCTGTCCCGCGAGGCGCCCCGGGCGCTCCTGCGCGACGGGCTCCAGGGCGTGCGCTGGCTGTTCGGCCGCGCGAAGAGCCTCTTCTCGGGCGCGCATCCGTTGGAGCCTGGCGCCAAGGGCTTCGGCCGGGGCTACGAGGGTCCCACGGTGGGGCTCGAGGCCCTGTCCCGCGACACCACCGTTCCGGGCCCCGAGGTGCCTCGGGTCTGA
- a CDS encoding glycoside hydrolase family 2 protein, which translates to MDEATQVRGYPRPQLRRAAWCPLNGSWDFALDPLGRWSVPAEVGWNARILVPFAPETESSGVGDTSFYRACWYRRAFEPPPLGPQERLVLHFGAVDHAATVWVNGSRCAYHEGGYSPFKVDITDLLHRDGPQEIVVRAEDDPADLAKPRGKQDWQLEPHSIWYPRTTGIWQTVWLERVPVTRIEGLRWTPNLARWELGLEVHIEGLRPEGLRLNVQLSVGDTLLARDSYTVVLGEVYRRIALSDPGIDDFRNELLWSPSSPTLIQARLELRGADGQLFDAVDSYTALRAVSVQGDRFVLNGRPYPLRLVLDQGYWDATGITAPDDAALRRDVELARAMGFNGVRKHQKIEDPRYLYWADRLGLIVWEEMPSAYRFTRQSVERLTREWLEVLARDYSHPCIVAWVPLNESWGVPNLPDNVAERHYVQALFHLTRTIDPIRPVIGNDGWESVATDIIGIHDYDADPAKIAQRYRSHEVRPHLFQRERPGGRVIVLDGHPHIDHPIVLSEFGGISMARGDQREWGYSQCKNPEELAHRYTALLEVVRSLELFAGFCYTQFADTYQEANGLLYSDRTPKFPLEQIAKATRGPRFFSDIPMPPAPSGRPRPTTETGEPEPAGA; encoded by the coding sequence ATGGATGAAGCAACGCAGGTGCGTGGCTATCCACGCCCTCAACTGCGGCGTGCCGCCTGGTGCCCGCTCAATGGCTCCTGGGACTTCGCGCTCGACCCGCTCGGGCGCTGGTCGGTTCCAGCCGAGGTGGGCTGGAACGCTCGCATCCTCGTGCCCTTCGCTCCGGAGACGGAGAGCAGCGGCGTGGGGGATACCAGCTTCTACCGCGCGTGCTGGTACCGCCGCGCCTTCGAGCCTCCCCCGCTCGGGCCCCAGGAGCGGCTGGTGCTGCACTTCGGGGCGGTGGACCACGCGGCCACCGTCTGGGTCAACGGCTCGCGCTGCGCGTACCACGAGGGGGGCTACTCGCCCTTCAAGGTCGACATCACCGACCTGCTCCACCGCGACGGCCCGCAGGAGATCGTCGTGCGCGCGGAGGACGATCCGGCCGACCTCGCCAAACCCCGGGGCAAGCAGGACTGGCAGCTCGAGCCCCACTCCATCTGGTACCCACGCACCACCGGCATCTGGCAGACGGTGTGGCTCGAGCGGGTCCCCGTCACCCGCATCGAGGGCCTGCGGTGGACGCCCAACCTGGCGCGCTGGGAGCTGGGGCTCGAGGTGCACATCGAGGGGCTGCGCCCCGAGGGGCTGCGGCTGAACGTACAGCTGAGCGTGGGGGACACCCTGCTCGCCCGCGACTCGTACACGGTGGTGCTGGGGGAGGTGTATCGCCGCATCGCGCTGTCCGACCCGGGCATCGACGACTTCCGCAACGAGCTGCTGTGGAGTCCCTCCTCGCCCACGCTCATCCAGGCCCGGCTGGAGCTGCGCGGCGCCGATGGCCAGTTGTTCGACGCGGTGGACAGCTACACGGCGCTGCGGGCCGTCTCGGTGCAGGGTGACCGCTTCGTGCTCAACGGGAGGCCCTACCCGCTGCGGCTGGTGCTCGACCAGGGCTACTGGGATGCCACCGGCATCACCGCGCCGGACGACGCGGCGCTCCGGCGCGACGTGGAGCTCGCCCGGGCCATGGGCTTCAACGGCGTGCGCAAGCACCAGAAGATCGAGGACCCGCGCTACCTCTACTGGGCGGACCGGCTGGGGCTCATCGTCTGGGAGGAGATGCCCAGCGCGTACCGCTTCACCCGCCAGTCCGTCGAGCGGCTCACCCGCGAGTGGCTCGAGGTGCTCGCGCGCGACTACAGCCACCCGTGCATCGTGGCGTGGGTGCCGCTCAACGAGTCCTGGGGCGTACCCAACCTGCCCGACAACGTCGCCGAGCGGCACTACGTGCAGGCGCTCTTCCACCTCACCCGCACGATCGACCCGATACGCCCCGTCATCGGCAACGACGGTTGGGAGAGCGTGGCCACCGACATCATCGGCATCCACGACTACGACGCCGACCCCGCGAAGATCGCCCAGCGCTATCGCTCGCACGAGGTGCGCCCGCACCTGTTCCAGCGCGAGCGTCCCGGCGGACGGGTGATCGTCCTCGACGGCCACCCGCATATCGATCATCCCATCGTCCTCTCCGAGTTCGGCGGCATCTCGATGGCGCGTGGCGACCAGCGGGAGTGGGGCTACTCCCAGTGCAAGAATCCGGAGGAGCTGGCACACCGCTACACCGCGCTGCTCGAGGTGGTGCGCTCACTCGAGCTGTTCGCGGGCTTCTGTTACACGCAGTTCGCCGACACGTACCAGGAGGCGAACGGGCTGCTCTACTCGGACCGCACGCCCAAGTTCCCCCTGGAGCAGATAGCGAAGGCCACACGCGGCCCGCGATTCTTCAGCGACATTCCCATGCCCCCCGCCCCTTCCGGGCGGCCCCGCCCCACCACCGAGACAGGCGAGCCCGAGCCCGCGGGGGCCTGA
- the galK gene encoding galactokinase produces the protein MRSPPDDAPRFEALFGRPAKVRAQAPGRVNLIGEHTDYNGGFVLPMAIPQQTEVMLAPREDRKVRAFSANLKSEAKVDEYVLGQEKPGRGWLDYVQGVTRVLHSEGHTLGGFDLWLRSDVPLGSGLSSSAALEVALLRGLRECFGLPLDDVRIALLGQKVECDFVGAPVGVMDQMASSLAHGGSALFLDTRSLQYERVPLPAGVEPIVVNSGVTHSHAGGDYRVRRAECERSAKLLGVEQLRDLPDGELPRALALPEPLGRRVRHVLTENARVLATVRALREGDLAALGPLLYASHVSQRDDYEVSVPEIDLLVDLARAEPDVLGARLTGGGFGGSVVMLARTGTGADVAARIATRYGERATHRATVLVPQPAPSP, from the coding sequence ATGCGATCTCCCCCGGATGACGCCCCCCGCTTCGAAGCGCTCTTCGGCCGCCCGGCGAAGGTACGAGCCCAGGCCCCCGGCCGGGTGAACCTCATCGGCGAGCACACCGACTACAACGGTGGCTTCGTGCTGCCGATGGCCATCCCCCAGCAGACGGAGGTGATGCTGGCCCCGCGCGAGGACCGAAAGGTGCGCGCCTTCAGCGCCAACCTCAAGTCCGAAGCGAAGGTGGACGAGTACGTGCTCGGGCAGGAGAAGCCCGGCCGGGGCTGGCTGGACTACGTGCAGGGCGTCACCCGCGTGCTGCACTCGGAGGGCCACACCCTCGGAGGCTTCGACCTGTGGCTGCGCTCGGACGTGCCGCTCGGCAGCGGCCTGTCCTCGAGCGCCGCCCTGGAGGTGGCCCTGCTGCGCGGCCTGCGTGAGTGCTTCGGACTGCCGCTGGACGACGTGCGCATCGCACTGCTGGGCCAGAAGGTGGAGTGCGACTTCGTCGGCGCGCCCGTGGGGGTGATGGACCAGATGGCCTCCAGCCTCGCGCATGGGGGCTCGGCGCTCTTCCTCGACACCCGGAGCCTCCAGTACGAGCGCGTGCCGCTGCCCGCGGGGGTGGAGCCCATCGTCGTCAACTCGGGCGTGACGCACAGCCACGCGGGGGGCGACTACCGGGTGCGCCGCGCCGAGTGCGAGCGCTCCGCGAAGCTGCTCGGTGTCGAGCAACTGCGTGACCTCCCCGACGGAGAGCTGCCGCGTGCGCTCGCCCTGCCCGAGCCGCTCGGCCGGCGCGTGCGCCACGTGCTCACCGAGAACGCGCGCGTGCTGGCCACCGTGCGGGCGCTGCGCGAGGGCGATCTCGCCGCGCTGGGCCCCCTGTTGTATGCCTCACATGTCTCTCAGCGGGACGACTACGAGGTGTCCGTTCCGGAGATCGACCTGCTGGTGGACCTCGCCCGCGCCGAGCCCGATGTGCTCGGGGCCCGGCTGACAGGTGGTGGCTTTGGCGGCTCGGTGGTGATGCTGGCACGGACGGGAACGGGCGCGGACGTGGCGGCTCGCATCGCCACCCGCTACGGCGAACGTGCCACGCACCGGGCAACCGTGCTCGTTCCCCAACCCGCCCCCTCGCCCTGA
- a CDS encoding glycosyltransferase family 1 protein yields the protein MTMQSSHNVMETGQQPDLVCLSHLRWNFVFQRPQHLLSRFARERRVFFFEEPIYDRKQPRLQVTRSLEGVWVAVPHLPEGLDEQRVVAMQRAMLDELLARHAVHRYVSWYYTPMALPFTRHLEPRAVAYDCMDELSAFRGAPPALLRHEVELLERADLVFTGGQSLYEAKRDRHPCVHAFPSSVDVAHFATARRPLKDPEDQASIPHPRLGFFGVVDERMDVALLEAVADARPDWQLVIIGPVVKIDPATLPRRPNLHFLGGKLYTELPAYLANWDVALMPFARNESTRFISPTKTPEYLAAGKPVVSTSIRDVVRPYGEQGLVRIADTPEDFVRACEAALAEDRATWLPRVDAHLATMSWDTTWSQMKALLDAASGRREEAAKPRSAAAAEDLATI from the coding sequence ATGACGATGCAGTCGAGCCACAATGTGATGGAAACCGGCCAGCAGCCGGATCTGGTGTGCCTCTCGCACTTGCGCTGGAACTTCGTCTTCCAGCGCCCCCAGCACCTGCTCAGCCGCTTCGCGCGGGAGCGCCGGGTGTTCTTCTTCGAGGAGCCCATCTACGACCGGAAGCAGCCGCGGCTCCAGGTCACCCGCTCTCTCGAGGGTGTCTGGGTGGCGGTGCCACACCTGCCCGAGGGGCTCGACGAACAGCGGGTGGTGGCCATGCAGCGGGCGATGCTCGACGAGCTCCTCGCCCGGCATGCCGTGCACCGGTACGTGAGCTGGTACTACACGCCGATGGCGCTGCCCTTCACGCGGCACCTCGAGCCCCGGGCGGTGGCCTACGACTGCATGGACGAGCTGTCCGCGTTCCGGGGCGCGCCTCCCGCGCTGCTGCGCCACGAGGTGGAGTTGCTCGAGCGCGCGGACCTGGTCTTCACCGGTGGCCAGAGCCTCTACGAGGCCAAGCGGGACCGGCACCCCTGCGTGCATGCCTTCCCCAGCAGCGTGGACGTGGCACACTTCGCCACCGCGCGCCGCCCCCTGAAGGATCCGGAGGATCAGGCGTCCATCCCCCATCCACGGCTCGGCTTCTTCGGCGTGGTGGACGAGCGGATGGATGTCGCGCTGCTCGAGGCGGTGGCCGACGCGCGCCCGGACTGGCAGCTCGTCATCATCGGCCCGGTGGTGAAGATCGACCCGGCGACCCTGCCACGCCGGCCCAACCTCCACTTCCTGGGCGGCAAGCTCTACACCGAGCTTCCTGCGTACCTGGCGAACTGGGACGTGGCGCTGATGCCGTTCGCGCGCAACGAATCCACGCGCTTCATCTCGCCCACCAAGACGCCCGAGTACCTCGCGGCCGGCAAGCCCGTGGTGTCCACGTCCATCCGTGACGTGGTGCGCCCCTATGGCGAGCAGGGCCTGGTGCGCATCGCGGACACGCCGGAGGACTTCGTGCGCGCCTGCGAGGCGGCCCTGGCCGAGGACCGCGCCACCTGGCTCCCCCGGGTGGACGCCCACCTGGCGACGATGTCCTGGGACACCACCTGGTCCCAGATGAAGGCCCTGCTCGACGCCGCCTCGGGACGGCGCGAGGAGGCGGCGAAACCCAGGAGCGCGGCGGCAGCCGAGGACCTGGCCACCATTTGA
- the glf gene encoding UDP-galactopyranose mutase, whose product MFDYMVVGAGFAGSVMAERLASVHGKKVLVVEKRPHIGGNAYDHYNDDGLLVHKYGPHIFHTNSQDVFDYLSRFTEWRPYMHRVLASVDGQLMPIPINLTTLNQYFGLNLTSFEVEAFLQKLAEKREAIRTSEDVVLSKVGRELYEKFFRNYTRKQWGLDPSELDSTVIARIPVRTNRDDRYFSDKYQVMPLHGYTRMFERMLAHPNIKVLLNTDYHEVKDIIPYREMIFTGPVDEYFDYCFGKLPYRSLKFRHETHSQERFQQAPVVNFPNEYPYTRCTEFKYLTGQEHPKTSVVYEYPTAEGDPYYPVPRPENAELYRKYEQLAKDTPGVHFVGRLATYKYYNMDQVVAQALTLCTKIIGVRRRDLLEMQVEGHA is encoded by the coding sequence ATGTTCGACTACATGGTGGTGGGAGCGGGATTCGCGGGCAGCGTGATGGCCGAGCGGCTCGCCAGCGTCCACGGCAAGAAGGTCCTCGTGGTGGAGAAGCGGCCCCACATCGGCGGCAACGCCTATGACCACTACAACGATGACGGGCTGCTCGTGCACAAGTACGGGCCGCACATCTTCCACACCAACTCCCAGGACGTCTTCGACTACCTCAGCCGCTTCACCGAGTGGCGGCCCTACATGCACCGGGTGCTGGCGAGCGTGGACGGGCAGTTGATGCCCATCCCCATCAACCTCACCACGCTCAACCAGTACTTCGGCCTCAACCTCACCTCCTTCGAGGTGGAGGCCTTCCTGCAGAAGCTGGCCGAGAAGCGCGAGGCCATCCGCACCTCCGAGGACGTCGTCCTCAGCAAGGTGGGGCGTGAGCTGTACGAGAAGTTCTTCCGCAACTACACGCGCAAGCAGTGGGGCCTGGATCCGAGCGAGCTGGACTCCACCGTCATCGCCCGCATCCCGGTGCGCACCAACCGGGATGACCGCTACTTCAGCGACAAGTACCAGGTGATGCCGCTGCATGGGTACACCCGGATGTTCGAGCGGATGCTCGCGCACCCCAACATCAAGGTGCTGCTGAACACCGACTACCACGAGGTCAAGGACATCATCCCGTACCGGGAGATGATCTTCACCGGCCCGGTGGACGAGTACTTCGACTACTGCTTCGGCAAGCTGCCCTACCGCTCCCTGAAGTTCCGCCACGAGACGCACAGCCAGGAGCGCTTCCAGCAGGCGCCGGTGGTGAACTTCCCCAACGAGTACCCGTACACGCGCTGCACCGAGTTCAAGTACCTCACCGGGCAGGAGCACCCGAAGACGAGCGTCGTCTACGAGTACCCCACGGCCGAGGGAGACCCATACTACCCGGTGCCCCGCCCGGAGAACGCCGAGCTGTACCGCAAGTACGAGCAGCTCGCGAAGGACACCCCGGGCGTGCACTTCGTGGGACGGCTGGCCACGTACAAGTACTACAACATGGACCAGGTGGTGGCGCAGGCCCTCACCCTGTGCACGAAGATCATCGGCGTGCGCCGCAGGGATCTGCTCGAGATGCAGGTGGAGGGGCACGCGTGA
- a CDS encoding family 1 glycosylhydrolase has translation MSPTSGGPRGLPELWGGIEGTVNRVGDRYFDQMRRSGHWERIEDLDLIAALGIKALRYPVLWEQLAPLGPSRADWTWPDARLARLRQLGVRPIVGLVHHGSGPRHTSLVDPAFPFELAQYARAVAERYPWVEDYTPVNEPLTTGRFSGLYGHWYPHGKDYTTFARTMVVQCRAIVEAMRAIREVTPGARLIQTEDMGRTYSTPHLVYQAEFENHRRWLSLDLLCGRIDRHHPLWPHLLSWGVSEKELGWFLDNPMPPDVVGLNYYITSDRLLDERMEHYPAWSHGGNGRDAYADVHVAGVWKDAISGHRDVLSWAWERYRLPVAFTEVHLGCTREDQLRWLGEAWDAACSLRQEGVDVRALTVWSLLGAYDWNTLVTAERGFYEPGVFDIRSPRPRPTALAHMTHALATRGDFEHPVLASPGWWRRDDRPEPNFAASLHGDSPVPYVTYVPPRRPGSEAPRPLLITGATGTLGRAFARLCTNRGIAFKLLSRQELDIASPKSVERALERHQPWAVINAAGYVRVDDAELDAERCFRENTVGPEVLATLCGTNGVRLVTFSSDLVFGGSRSSAYLESSRVQPLNQYGRSKVEAERRVLGRMPEALVIRTGAFFGPWDRHNFVTLALGALASGKRFAAVNDVIVSPTYVPDLVHTCLDLLLDEASGVWHLTNEGEVTWAELATQAARLAGLDPRRVVARPLISFGWAAARPRYSVLGSERAQLMPPLAKALERYLEEDEHKPARKAAGGGRVACVECGGNADESHGDGRCGLHRERGDGGVAAGG, from the coding sequence GTGAGCCCTACCTCCGGAGGACCTCGGGGACTCCCCGAGCTGTGGGGCGGCATCGAAGGCACGGTCAACCGCGTGGGCGACCGGTACTTCGACCAGATGCGGCGCAGTGGCCACTGGGAGCGCATCGAGGATCTGGATCTCATCGCCGCGCTCGGTATCAAGGCCCTGCGCTACCCGGTGCTCTGGGAGCAGCTCGCACCGCTCGGCCCCTCGCGGGCGGACTGGACGTGGCCGGACGCGCGGCTGGCACGGCTGCGGCAGTTGGGGGTGCGGCCCATCGTCGGACTCGTGCACCACGGCAGCGGGCCGCGGCACACCAGCCTGGTGGACCCGGCCTTCCCCTTCGAGCTGGCGCAGTACGCGCGGGCCGTGGCCGAGCGCTACCCGTGGGTGGAGGACTACACCCCCGTCAACGAGCCACTGACCACCGGGCGCTTCAGCGGGCTGTACGGCCACTGGTACCCGCACGGCAAGGACTACACCACGTTCGCGCGGACGATGGTGGTGCAGTGCCGCGCCATCGTGGAGGCCATGCGCGCCATCCGCGAGGTGACACCCGGGGCCCGCCTGATCCAGACAGAGGACATGGGGCGCACCTACAGCACCCCGCACCTCGTCTACCAGGCGGAGTTCGAGAACCACCGGCGCTGGCTGAGCCTGGACCTGCTCTGCGGGCGCATCGACCGCCACCACCCGCTGTGGCCCCACCTGCTGAGCTGGGGCGTCTCCGAGAAGGAGCTCGGGTGGTTCCTCGACAACCCCATGCCCCCGGACGTGGTGGGGCTCAACTACTACATCACCAGCGACCGGCTGCTCGACGAGCGGATGGAGCACTACCCGGCCTGGTCCCACGGCGGCAACGGACGCGATGCCTACGCGGACGTGCACGTGGCCGGGGTGTGGAAGGACGCCATCTCCGGCCATCGGGACGTGCTCTCGTGGGCGTGGGAGCGCTACCGGCTGCCGGTGGCCTTCACCGAGGTGCACCTGGGCTGCACACGGGAGGACCAGCTCCGCTGGCTGGGCGAGGCATGGGACGCGGCCTGCTCGCTGCGCCAGGAGGGCGTCGACGTGCGCGCCCTCACCGTGTGGAGCCTGCTGGGGGCCTACGACTGGAACACGCTGGTGACGGCCGAGCGCGGCTTCTACGAGCCGGGCGTCTTCGACATACGCTCGCCGCGCCCGCGCCCCACCGCGCTGGCCCACATGACACACGCGCTGGCCACTCGTGGGGACTTCGAGCACCCGGTGCTCGCCTCGCCGGGCTGGTGGCGGCGTGACGACAGGCCGGAGCCGAACTTCGCCGCGAGCCTCCACGGTGACAGCCCGGTGCCCTACGTGACGTACGTGCCCCCCCGGCGCCCGGGCTCCGAGGCACCCCGTCCCCTGCTCATCACTGGAGCAACCGGGACGCTGGGACGCGCCTTCGCCCGGCTGTGCACGAACCGGGGTATCGCCTTCAAGCTCCTGTCACGTCAGGAGCTGGACATCGCCTCACCGAAATCGGTGGAGAGGGCACTCGAGCGACACCAGCCCTGGGCCGTCATCAACGCCGCGGGCTACGTGCGCGTGGATGACGCCGAGCTGGATGCCGAGCGGTGCTTCCGGGAGAACACCGTCGGTCCGGAGGTGCTCGCCACCCTCTGCGGCACGAATGGCGTGCGGCTGGTCACCTTCTCCTCGGATCTCGTCTTCGGTGGCTCGCGCAGCTCGGCCTATCTGGAGAGCAGCCGGGTCCAACCGCTCAACCAATACGGCCGGAGCAAGGTGGAAGCCGAGCGCCGGGTCCTGGGGCGGATGCCCGAGGCACTGGTGATCCGCACGGGTGCCTTCTTCGGCCCATGGGATCGCCACAACTTCGTCACCCTCGCGCTCGGAGCGCTCGCGAGCGGGAAGCGCTTCGCGGCGGTGAACGACGTGATCGTCTCCCCCACGTACGTGCCGGATCTCGTGCACACCTGCCTGGATCTGCTCCTCGACGAGGCGAGCGGCGTCTGGCACCTCACCAACGAGGGAGAGGTGACGTGGGCGGAGCTGGCCACCCAGGCCGCCCGTCTGGCCGGGTTGGATCCGCGGCGGGTGGTGGCCAGGCCCCTGATCTCTTTCGGGTGGGCAGCGGCGCGACCTCGCTATAGCGTCCTGGGGAGCGAGCGCGCACAGTTGATGCCCCCGCTCGCCAAGGCCCTCGAGCGTTACCTCGAGGAGGATGAGCACAAGCCCGCGCGAAAGGCGGCCGGCGGTGGCCGGGTGGCCTGCGTGGAGTGTGGAGGGAATGCCGATGAAAGTCATGGTGACGGGCGGTGCGGGCTACATCGGGAGCGTGGTGACGGAGGAGTTGCTGCGGGGGGGTGA
- the galE gene encoding UDP-glucose 4-epimerase GalE, translating into MPMKVMVTGGAGYIGSVVTEELLRGGDEVVVYDSLYKGHREAVVEGATFVKGDLLDTALLRETLAHHKVEAVVHMAADSLVGESVKVPAKYYRNNVLGGLSLLDAMLGAEVKYLVFSSTAAVYGEPAKQPIEETDPTQPTNPYGETKLAFERALRWYDGAHGLKYVSLRYFNAAGATERSGERHNPETHLIPLVLQAATGQLPEVTVFGDDYPTPDGTCVRDYIHVVDLAQAHILALHALAKGHPSSIYNLGCGGEGYSVKQVIDCARRVTGRDIPVRKGARRAGDPAVLIASSARIVRELGWRPTQQKLDAIVESAWRWMQRNR; encoded by the coding sequence ATGCCGATGAAAGTCATGGTGACGGGCGGTGCGGGCTACATCGGGAGCGTGGTGACGGAGGAGTTGCTGCGGGGGGGTGACGAGGTCGTCGTCTACGACAGCCTCTACAAGGGCCACCGGGAGGCGGTGGTGGAGGGCGCCACCTTCGTGAAGGGCGATCTGCTCGACACGGCGCTGCTGCGCGAGACGCTCGCCCACCACAAGGTCGAGGCGGTGGTGCACATGGCGGCCGACTCGCTGGTGGGCGAGTCGGTGAAGGTGCCGGCGAAGTACTACCGCAACAACGTCCTCGGGGGGCTCAGCCTGCTGGATGCCATGCTCGGGGCGGAGGTGAAGTACCTCGTCTTCTCCTCCACCGCCGCCGTCTACGGTGAGCCGGCGAAGCAGCCCATCGAGGAGACCGACCCCACCCAGCCCACCAACCCTTATGGCGAGACGAAGCTCGCCTTCGAGCGGGCCCTGCGCTGGTACGACGGGGCGCACGGGCTGAAGTACGTGAGCCTGCGCTACTTCAACGCCGCGGGCGCCACCGAGCGCAGCGGCGAGCGGCACAATCCCGAGACGCACCTCATCCCGCTGGTGCTCCAGGCGGCGACGGGCCAGCTGCCCGAGGTCACCGTCTTCGGCGATGACTACCCCACCCCGGATGGCACCTGCGTGCGCGACTACATCCACGTGGTGGACCTGGCGCAGGCGCACATCCTCGCCCTGCACGCGCTGGCCAAGGGGCACCCGAGCTCCATCTACAACCTGGGCTGCGGTGGAGAGGGCTACAGCGTGAAGCAGGTCATCGACTGCGCCCGCCGCGTCACGGGACGGGACATTCCCGTGCGCAAGGGAGCGAGGCGGGCGGGAGATCCCGCGGTGCTCATCGCCAGCTCCGCGCGCATCGTCCGGGAGCTGGGCTGGCGTCCCACGCAACAGAAGCTGGACGCCATCGTCGAGTCCGCCTGGCGCTGGATGCAGCGCAACCGCTAG
- a CDS encoding M24 family metallopeptidase yields the protein MNELSTKLALVRANMQEHGLGAVRLRGVDWFAWATCGGSSVVILTAEAGVAEVLITPDGAWVLTDVIEEARLEQEEVPAGLPVWAHPWTDKARREAFVSERRGAGSIASDRPTAGEVPLPAGLLRARWSLLPEELERYRALGRESAAAMTDVLLAARPEWTGFELAGAGAEALWARGIHPTLTLVGEERRLPLHRHATASKERLGGRAMLVFCARRHGLFANLTRFVYFRPPSAEERRLITDVARIEAAALQASRPGATLGQVYDALVQAYAAAGHPGGEAFHHQGGSCGYLSRDVVALPGMTVALELYNAVAWNPSLPGAKIEDTIVVSPDGLENLTVDPRWPTVQVEGLPRPDVLVR from the coding sequence ATGAACGAACTGTCGACCAAGCTCGCCCTGGTGCGAGCAAACATGCAGGAGCACGGGTTGGGCGCGGTCCGCCTGCGAGGCGTGGACTGGTTCGCCTGGGCGACGTGTGGTGGCTCCAGCGTCGTCATCCTCACGGCGGAGGCCGGCGTCGCGGAGGTGCTCATCACCCCTGACGGGGCCTGGGTGCTCACGGACGTCATCGAGGAGGCGCGGCTGGAGCAGGAGGAGGTCCCCGCGGGGCTGCCGGTCTGGGCCCACCCGTGGACGGACAAGGCCCGGCGCGAGGCCTTCGTGTCCGAGCGTCGAGGAGCTGGCTCCATCGCCTCGGACCGGCCCACCGCGGGCGAGGTGCCGCTGCCAGCGGGTCTGCTGCGTGCCCGCTGGTCGCTCCTTCCCGAGGAGCTCGAGCGTTACCGCGCGCTCGGACGGGAGTCGGCCGCGGCCATGACCGACGTACTGCTCGCCGCCAGGCCCGAGTGGACGGGATTCGAGCTGGCCGGCGCCGGAGCCGAGGCGCTCTGGGCGCGAGGCATCCATCCCACGCTGACCCTCGTCGGTGAGGAGCGCCGTCTCCCCCTGCACCGGCACGCCACGGCCTCGAAGGAGCGGCTCGGGGGCCGGGCCATGCTCGTCTTCTGCGCCCGCCGGCACGGCCTCTTCGCCAACCTCACCCGCTTCGTCTACTTCCGGCCCCCCTCCGCCGAGGAGCGCCGGCTCATCACCGACGTGGCGCGCATCGAGGCCGCCGCGCTCCAGGCCTCCCGCCCGGGCGCCACGCTCGGTCAGGTCTACGACGCGCTCGTCCAGGCTTATGCCGCGGCCGGGCATCCCGGGGGCGAGGCGTTCCACCACCAGGGGGGCTCGTGCGGCTATCTCTCCCGGGACGTGGTGGCGCTCCCCGGCATGACGGTGGCGCTCGAGCTCTACAACGCGGTGGCGTGGAACCCCTCCCTGCCCGGGGCGAAGATCGAGGACACCATCGTCGTGTCCCCGGATGGCCTGGAGAACCTCACCGTGGACCCGCGCTGGCCCACGGTGCAGGTGGAGGGGCTCCCGAGGCCCGACGTCCTCGTGCGCTAG